One segment of uncultured Campylobacter sp. DNA contains the following:
- a CDS encoding dihydroorotase, producing MKILIKNGTIVNHNGSEEANVLIEGDKISKITRECLAADRVIDAADKLVMPGLIDMHVHFRDPGLEYKDDVISGSETAVAGGVTTCLPMANTKPVNDNSSITRAMIAKAKQRGLIDLLPIGAISQDCKGAKIVEMGDMLEAGCVAFSDDGLPVTDSSVMRQALEYSAHFGSFVINHSEDCSLCHGGVMNEGKISAILGLKGMASEKEEIMIARDLLLAKKTGGHIHVAHVSSAWSLKLIEQAKREGIRVTCEATPHHFTFDERELMGYDTNFKMSPPLRTQSDVQAIREALKSGLIDAIVTDHAPHNTDDKFVEFDHAPFGILGLQTLVPLTLRLVNEGVISLEDMVRLCSFNPAKILNLKDKGEIKEGFLADVAIIDPQISYVYDEALNKSKSRNSPLFGKQLTGAAVCTIKSGRVVYEFPNVVA from the coding sequence ATGAAAATTTTAATAAAAAACGGCACGATCGTTAATCATAACGGCAGCGAGGAAGCGAACGTCCTGATCGAAGGCGATAAAATTTCAAAGATCACGCGCGAGTGTCTCGCCGCAGACCGCGTAATAGACGCTGCGGACAAGCTCGTGATGCCGGGGCTCATCGATATGCACGTGCATTTTAGAGATCCCGGGCTCGAATACAAAGACGACGTCATCAGCGGCAGCGAAACTGCGGTCGCAGGCGGCGTGACGACTTGCCTCCCGATGGCAAATACCAAGCCCGTGAACGATAACTCCAGTATCACGCGCGCGATGATCGCCAAGGCCAAACAGCGCGGGCTTATCGATCTGCTACCGATAGGCGCGATCTCGCAGGACTGCAAGGGCGCAAAGATCGTCGAGATGGGCGATATGCTGGAAGCGGGCTGCGTGGCTTTCAGCGATGACGGGCTGCCCGTGACCGACAGCTCCGTGATGCGACAGGCGCTCGAATACTCCGCGCACTTCGGCTCATTCGTGATAAATCACAGCGAGGATTGCTCGCTTTGCCACGGCGGCGTGATGAACGAGGGCAAGATAAGCGCGATCCTCGGTCTAAAGGGGATGGCGAGCGAAAAAGAGGAGATTATGATCGCGCGCGATCTGCTGCTTGCCAAAAAGACGGGCGGGCACATCCACGTCGCGCACGTAAGCTCGGCGTGGTCGCTCAAGCTCATTGAGCAGGCTAAGCGCGAGGGTATCCGCGTCACCTGCGAGGCTACGCCGCATCACTTCACCTTTGACGAGCGCGAGCTGATGGGATACGATACGAATTTTAAAATGTCGCCGCCGCTTCGCACCCAAAGCGACGTGCAGGCGATCAGAGAGGCGCTCAAAAGCGGTCTGATTGACGCCATCGTGACCGATCACGCTCCGCATAACACCGACGATAAATTTGTAGAATTCGACCATGCGCCGTTTGGAATTTTGGGGCTTCAAACCCTCGTGCCGCTTACGCTTCGGCTCGTAAACGAGGGCGTCATCAGCCTTGAAGACATGGTGCGCCTCTGCTCGTTTAACCCGGCTAAAATTCTAAATTTAAAGGACAAGGGCGAGATCAAAGAGGGCTTTTTGGCCGACGTCGCGATCATCGATCCGCAGATTTCCTACGTTTACGACGAGGCGCTAAATAAGTCCAAATCGCGCAACTCGCCGCTTTTCGGCAAGCAGCTTACGGGCGCTGCGGTATGCACGATCAAAAGCGGCCGCGTGGTCTATGAGTTTCCAAACGTCGTAGCGTAG
- a CDS encoding aspartate carbamoyltransferase catalytic subunit yields MYKLKHLLSAQDLSREDIYDFIGLAREFKALNRSDVKKSDSLRGKTVINAFFENSTRTRTSFEIAAKRLGADSVNFTAADSSTKKGETLIDTIRNMQAMRTDIFVLRHSCSGAAKFVAANCDASIVNAGDGLNEHPSQALLDLFTISEHKGRIENLNVAIIGDIFRSRVARSDIWAMRKLGINVRLFGPPMMLRDCDAFGCPICKSVEEAIEGADVIIMLRIQLERQDGEPSFPSVREYSKFFGLTAKRMQAAKEGVMIMHPGPINRGVEINSDVADDPRYSCVLDQVENGEAMRMAILHTINLNRSAR; encoded by the coding sequence ATGTATAAACTAAAGCATCTTCTTAGCGCGCAGGATCTGAGCCGCGAGGACATCTACGACTTCATCGGTCTGGCGCGCGAGTTTAAAGCGCTCAACCGCTCTGACGTCAAAAAATCCGACTCGCTTCGCGGCAAGACGGTCATCAACGCGTTTTTCGAAAACTCCACCCGCACCCGCACGAGCTTTGAGATCGCAGCCAAGCGCCTGGGCGCGGACAGCGTAAATTTCACCGCCGCAGACAGCAGCACGAAAAAGGGCGAGACGCTGATCGACACTATCAGAAATATGCAGGCGATGCGCACGGATATCTTCGTACTGCGCCACAGCTGCTCGGGCGCGGCGAAATTCGTCGCGGCCAACTGCGACGCATCGATCGTAAATGCGGGCGACGGGCTGAACGAGCACCCAAGCCAGGCGCTGCTGGATCTTTTTACGATCAGCGAGCACAAGGGTAGGATCGAGAATTTAAACGTCGCGATCATCGGCGATATATTCCGCTCGCGCGTGGCTAGAAGCGACATCTGGGCGATGCGAAAGCTCGGCATAAACGTGCGGCTCTTCGGCCCTCCGATGATGCTGCGCGACTGCGACGCGTTCGGCTGCCCGATATGCAAAAGCGTAGAGGAGGCGATCGAGGGCGCCGACGTCATCATCATGCTTAGAATCCAGCTTGAGCGGCAAGACGGTGAGCCGAGCTTCCCGAGCGTGCGCGAGTACTCGAAATTTTTCGGACTTACCGCTAAGCGGATGCAAGCTGCGAAAGAGGGCGTCATGATAATGCACCCGGGCCCGATCAATCGCGGCGTGGAGATCAACTCCGACGTAGCCGACGATCCGCGCTATAGCTGCGTTTTAGATCAGGTAGAAAACGGCGAGGCGATGCGAATGGCGATACTTCATACGATAAATTTAAACAGGAGCGCACGATGA
- a CDS encoding NAD(P)H-dependent oxidoreductase has product MKTLIILAHPNIANSLVNRHWRDAVLAHPDKFELHDLYALYADFKIDVEKEQKLLESHDKIVLQFPFRFSNCTPLLKQWFEDVFTRGWAYGTESGGKLKGKKFALAISLGATEANYSKNGIVGFSVDEVLAPFKATFNFVGATTMPNFVSYGFTYDKSEQAVENSAKNYIKYLNKL; this is encoded by the coding sequence ATGAAAACTCTCATTATTTTGGCTCATCCAAATATTGCAAACTCGCTCGTAAACCGCCACTGGAGGGATGCCGTGCTAGCCCATCCTGATAAGTTCGAGCTTCACGATCTTTACGCGCTTTATGCGGATTTTAAAATCGATGTGGAAAAGGAGCAAAAACTGCTCGAAAGCCACGATAAAATCGTGCTTCAGTTTCCGTTTCGTTTTTCAAACTGCACGCCGCTTCTTAAGCAGTGGTTTGAGGACGTTTTTACGCGCGGCTGGGCTTATGGCACAGAGAGCGGCGGTAAGCTTAAAGGCAAAAAATTCGCGCTTGCGATCTCGCTTGGCGCGACCGAGGCAAACTATTCTAAAAACGGCATCGTGGGCTTTAGCGTGGATGAGGTGCTAGCGCCATTTAAGGCTACGTTTAATTTCGTCGGCGCAACGACTATGCCTAATTTCGTCTCATACGGCTTTACTTACGATAAAAGCGAGCAAGCCGTAGAAAATAGCGCGAAAAATTATATAAAGTATTTAAATAAGCTTTAA
- a CDS encoding CinA family protein has protein sequence MKNIILVIGEEIRYDAALMSYISRSYERVFGRMDDLKFLSENDKVLPFVLEKMIDSYDFITIFAANSAYAVVGKILSTLSFDSLELKNGETLAPSMARTVAKNSFLLNVRGCSVNVIKALCLQSLPPILQDAPNAGESFYLFDCEYESVKQRLESLAISYKISLTISRPCSFLLLVRASAMKFGALDAFLQSVGKYYESCYIEGGDFMGFVVDRLREIGAKITFAESCTAGLIAAKFGAVAGVSDVFDGSLVSYANEIKNLWLNVCEDTLARYGAVSAQTVGEMLEGALQSSGASFALAVSGIAGPGGGSAQKPVGTVFIGAKEQGGKQIVGEFHLKGDRNYIREQSADIAICLLLKLRSDLFFGRLPSAIARDEI, from the coding sequence ATGAAAAATATCATCCTTGTAATCGGCGAGGAGATCCGCTACGACGCGGCTTTGATGAGCTATATATCTCGCAGCTACGAACGAGTTTTTGGGCGGATGGACGATCTGAAATTCTTAAGCGAAAACGATAAGGTTTTGCCCTTCGTGCTTGAAAAGATGATCGATTCGTACGATTTTATCACGATCTTTGCGGCAAACTCCGCCTACGCGGTCGTCGGTAAAATTTTATCGACGCTCTCTTTCGATTCGCTTGAGCTAAAAAACGGAGAAACCCTAGCGCCCTCGATGGCGCGCACGGTGGCGAAAAATAGCTTCCTGCTAAACGTCAGAGGCTGCTCGGTAAACGTGATCAAAGCACTTTGCTTGCAGAGCCTGCCGCCGATCCTTCAAGACGCGCCGAATGCGGGCGAGAGCTTTTATCTATTCGATTGCGAATACGAAAGCGTAAAGCAGCGCCTAGAAAGCCTTGCGATCAGTTATAAAATTTCGCTTACGATCAGTAGGCCCTGCTCCTTTTTGCTGTTAGTGCGCGCCAGTGCGATGAAATTCGGAGCGCTGGACGCGTTTTTGCAAAGCGTCGGCAAGTATTATGAGAGCTGCTACATCGAAGGCGGCGATTTTATGGGCTTCGTGGTGGATAGACTGCGCGAAATAGGCGCTAAGATCACCTTTGCCGAAAGTTGCACCGCAGGGCTCATCGCTGCAAAATTCGGCGCGGTCGCGGGTGTAAGCGACGTTTTTGACGGTTCGCTCGTAAGCTACGCCAACGAGATAAAAAATCTCTGGCTCAACGTATGCGAAGATACGCTCGCGCGCTACGGCGCGGTCAGCGCGCAGACCGTGGGCGAGATGCTGGAGGGCGCGCTACAAAGCAGCGGGGCGAGCTTCGCTCTTGCGGTAAGCGGTATCGCGGGCCCCGGCGGCGGAAGCGCGCAAAAGCCCGTAGGGACGGTCTTTATCGGCGCGAAGGAGCAGGGCGGCAAACAGATCGTCGGGGAATTTCATCTAAAAGGCGATCGAAACTACATCCGCGAACAAAGCGCCGATATCGCTATCTGCTTGCTTTTGAAGCTTAGAAGCGATCTGTTTTTCGGGCGGCTTCCGAGCGCGATTGCGAGAGATGAAATTTAA
- the ileS gene encoding isoleucine--tRNA ligase, whose amino-acid sequence MDYKDTLFLPTTDFAMRGALPQNEPARFKAWYEQRKIYEKMKAKRKGASVSFNIHDGPPYANGHLHIGHALNKILKDIITKTHYFFGEEIRYVPGWDCHGLPIEQQVEIKLGDKKKSLSKVQIRELCRQHAKEFIDVQRNEFKDMGILGDWDDPYLTLKFEFEAEIYKALCQIAKKGILIERSKPVFWSWAAKSALAEAEVEYKDKEDYSIFVAFDLSGEANAKIGAKGAKAVIWTTTPWTLPANGAISLNPNEIYALTSENLILAKPLVESLVSLGITKGEIVKEFKATELEGLNAINPLNDRDSKFILGEHVLMDGGTGLVHTAPGHGEDDYFVGLKYGIEVIMPVDEGGCFDETLKTKKLFRADVVDELVGMHIFKANERILQILGPALIKSGKFVHSYPHCWRTHKPVIYRATKQWFIAMDEPKLSGKTLRQVALEEIEKVKFYPQSGINRLSSMIENRPDWCISRQRDWGVPIAFFRDKSTKEPIFDEKILNNIYEIFKAKGADAWWQMEISELLPQDSGYKPENLEKVMDILDVWFDSGSTWKAVLQSGAYDAGKFPADMYLEGSDQHRGWFQSSLLLSCAINECAPYKSILTHGFTVDEKGQKMSKSVGNVVYPQEVAKSHGVEILRLWVAMSDYSTDLKISDNILKQVSEQYRKIRNTIRFMLASTSDLNEIETSNFTRLDRWILTRAANAFASAEAAFRNYDFSKGFNALLNFLSADLSGIYLDICKDRLYCDAPDEPRRRSAQSAIALITRALLPLIAPTLTYTIDEVMQFAPSIIKEGKEDAFDLIYKPIEFDDFLEFDEILIKSREKFFELIDALKKDKIIKSTLELVLETSSNEILSNDILGVADWFMVSDVDTLQSEEALAEFKINDEIFRLVKSSKHKCPRCWKFNAKEPDELCPRCAKVMHAR is encoded by the coding sequence ATGGACTACAAAGATACTCTCTTTCTTCCTACTACGGATTTTGCGATGCGAGGCGCACTGCCGCAAAACGAACCTGCGCGGTTTAAGGCATGGTACGAGCAGCGTAAAATTTACGAAAAGATGAAGGCTAAACGCAAGGGCGCAAGCGTTAGCTTTAATATCCACGACGGCCCGCCGTACGCTAACGGACACCTCCACATCGGCCACGCGCTGAATAAAATTTTAAAAGACATCATCACCAAAACCCATTATTTCTTCGGCGAGGAGATCCGCTACGTGCCGGGCTGGGACTGCCACGGCCTGCCGATCGAGCAGCAAGTAGAGATTAAGCTCGGAGATAAGAAAAAATCGCTTTCAAAAGTGCAGATCCGCGAGCTTTGCAGACAGCACGCCAAAGAGTTTATCGACGTGCAGCGCAATGAATTTAAAGATATGGGGATTTTGGGCGACTGGGACGATCCGTATCTGACGCTAAAATTTGAGTTTGAGGCTGAAATTTACAAAGCGCTCTGTCAGATCGCGAAAAAAGGAATTCTGATCGAGCGAAGTAAGCCCGTGTTTTGGAGCTGGGCGGCAAAAAGCGCGCTCGCAGAAGCCGAGGTCGAGTACAAAGACAAAGAGGACTACTCGATCTTCGTGGCGTTCGATCTAAGCGGTGAAGCAAACGCTAAAATCGGCGCGAAAGGCGCTAAAGCGGTCATCTGGACGACCACGCCTTGGACGCTACCTGCAAACGGCGCAATATCTTTGAACCCGAATGAAATTTACGCGCTGACGAGCGAAAATTTGATCCTTGCTAAACCTCTGGTCGAAAGCCTCGTAAGCCTGGGCATCACCAAGGGCGAGATCGTAAAAGAATTTAAGGCTACCGAGCTTGAGGGCTTAAACGCAATCAATCCGCTAAACGATAGGGATTCAAAATTTATCCTCGGCGAGCACGTTTTAATGGATGGCGGCACTGGGCTCGTGCATACGGCTCCCGGACACGGCGAGGACGATTATTTCGTAGGGCTTAAATACGGCATCGAGGTGATTATGCCCGTGGATGAGGGCGGCTGTTTCGACGAGACGCTTAAAACTAAAAAACTCTTCCGCGCAGACGTCGTAGATGAGCTCGTGGGGATGCATATTTTCAAAGCAAACGAGAGAATTTTACAGATCCTAGGTCCCGCGCTTATCAAATCCGGTAAATTCGTCCACTCCTATCCGCACTGCTGGCGCACGCACAAGCCGGTGATCTACCGCGCGACGAAGCAGTGGTTTATCGCTATGGACGAGCCTAAACTCAGCGGCAAGACGCTGCGCCAAGTAGCCCTTGAAGAGATCGAAAAGGTTAAATTTTATCCGCAAAGCGGCATCAACCGCCTAAGCTCGATGATAGAGAACCGCCCTGATTGGTGTATCTCACGCCAGAGAGATTGGGGCGTGCCGATCGCGTTTTTCCGCGACAAAAGCACCAAAGAGCCGATCTTTGATGAAAAAATTTTAAATAATATCTACGAGATTTTTAAAGCCAAAGGCGCGGATGCTTGGTGGCAGATGGAAATTTCGGAGCTCTTGCCGCAGGACAGCGGCTATAAGCCCGAAAATTTAGAAAAGGTGATGGATATCTTAGACGTTTGGTTCGATAGCGGCTCGACGTGGAAAGCGGTGCTACAAAGCGGCGCCTACGATGCAGGCAAATTCCCCGCGGATATGTATCTTGAGGGCAGCGACCAACACCGCGGCTGGTTTCAAAGCTCACTGCTTCTAAGCTGCGCGATTAACGAATGCGCGCCGTACAAGAGCATCCTCACGCACGGATTTACCGTCGATGAGAAGGGCCAAAAGATGAGTAAATCAGTCGGAAACGTCGTCTATCCGCAAGAGGTCGCAAAGAGCCACGGCGTGGAAATTTTACGCCTTTGGGTCGCGATGAGCGATTACTCGACCGATCTGAAGATCAGCGACAATATCCTTAAGCAGGTAAGTGAGCAGTACCGCAAGATCCGAAATACTATAAGATTTATGCTCGCAAGCACCAGTGATTTAAATGAGATCGAGACGAGCAATTTTACGCGGCTTGACCGCTGGATCCTAACGCGCGCGGCAAACGCCTTTGCGAGCGCGGAAGCGGCGTTTAGAAACTACGATTTTTCAAAGGGCTTCAACGCCTTGCTAAATTTCTTAAGCGCCGATCTGAGCGGAATTTATCTTGATATCTGCAAAGATAGGCTCTACTGCGACGCACCCGACGAGCCGCGCCGCAGAAGCGCGCAAAGCGCGATCGCGCTGATCACGCGAGCGCTACTGCCTCTAATCGCGCCTACGCTAACCTACACGATCGACGAAGTGATGCAGTTTGCGCCGAGTATCATCAAAGAGGGCAAGGAAGACGCTTTCGACTTGATTTACAAGCCGATAGAATTTGACGATTTTCTAGAATTTGACGAAATTTTAATCAAATCGAGGGAGAAATTTTTCGAGCTTATCGACGCGCTGAAAAAGGACAAGATCATCAAATCGACGCTTGAGCTGGTTTTAGAAACGAGCTCGAACGAAATTTTATCAAACGACATCCTGGGCGTGGCGGATTGGTTCATGGTAAGCGACGTGGACACTCTGCAAAGCGAGGAGGCTCTGGCGGAATTTAAGATAAACGACGAAATTTTCCGCCTCGTAAAATCCTCTAAACACAAATGCCCGAGATGCTGGAAATTTAACGCAAAAGAGCCGGATGAGCTCTGCCCGCGCTGCGCAAAGGTCATGCATGCTCGCTAG
- the gatA gene encoding Asp-tRNA(Asn)/Glu-tRNA(Gln) amidotransferase subunit GatA → MISLKEALKLSADEISALRAELKDKILKTKELGAYVEQLTGEALNVSGEGVPIAIKDNIQVKDWSVTSASKILQGYVAPYDATVIKKLRERGLAPFGRTNMDEFAMGSTTESSFYGKTLNPTDHSRVPGGSSGGSAAAVAANIAVAALGSDTGGSIRQPAAFCGCVGFKPSYGRVSRYGLAAYSSSLDQIGPITRSVEDAAILYDIIAGRDEMDSTSYAGAYESTADKLNADRKLKIAVIKNYIDEASQQVKEALNLTIEKLKSFGHEIVYRDLCSSKYDIATYYIIATAEASANLSRYDGVRYGNRAKALNLKELYANTRGEGFGDEVKRRMLLGTFVLSSGYYDAYYIKAQKARAFIKSEYEEILKDADLIFMPIAPGVAYKFGELSDPLRAYLSDIYTIGVNLAGLPAISVPVAKNKEALNISAQLIGRAYDEQTVLDGGLSLEKIVKG, encoded by the coding sequence ATGATAAGTTTGAAAGAGGCTCTAAAGCTGAGCGCGGATGAAATTTCGGCGCTTAGAGCGGAGCTAAAGGATAAAATTTTAAAAACCAAAGAGCTCGGCGCCTACGTCGAGCAGCTTACGGGCGAGGCTCTAAACGTCAGCGGCGAGGGCGTGCCGATCGCGATCAAAGATAACATTCAGGTAAAAGATTGGAGCGTCACCTCGGCGAGCAAAATTTTGCAAGGCTACGTTGCGCCATACGACGCGACGGTGATCAAAAAGCTACGCGAACGCGGTTTGGCGCCATTTGGGCGGACGAATATGGATGAGTTTGCGATGGGAAGCACGACTGAAAGCTCATTCTACGGCAAAACTCTAAATCCAACCGATCACTCGCGCGTGCCCGGCGGCAGTAGCGGCGGAAGCGCGGCTGCCGTAGCGGCAAATATCGCCGTAGCCGCACTCGGAAGCGATACGGGCGGCTCGATCCGCCAGCCGGCGGCATTTTGCGGCTGCGTAGGCTTTAAGCCGAGCTACGGCAGGGTCAGCCGCTACGGGCTCGCGGCGTATTCGAGCAGCCTCGATCAGATAGGACCGATCACGCGCAGCGTAGAGGATGCGGCGATTTTATACGACATCATCGCAGGTCGCGACGAGATGGACAGCACGAGCTACGCGGGCGCTTACGAAAGCACCGCGGATAAGCTAAACGCCGATCGCAAGCTTAAGATCGCCGTTATAAAAAATTATATTGACGAAGCCTCGCAGCAGGTCAAAGAGGCTTTAAATTTAACTATAGAAAAGCTAAAATCATTCGGGCACGAGATCGTTTACCGCGATCTTTGTAGCTCCAAATACGACATCGCGACCTACTACATCATCGCCACCGCCGAGGCTAGCGCAAATTTAAGCCGCTACGACGGCGTGCGCTACGGAAACCGCGCGAAGGCTCTAAATTTAAAAGAGCTCTACGCCAACACCCGCGGCGAGGGCTTCGGCGACGAGGTCAAGCGCCGCATGCTTCTAGGCACCTTCGTGCTAAGCAGCGGCTACTATGACGCGTATTACATCAAAGCGCAGAAAGCAAGGGCATTCATCAAAAGCGAATATGAGGAAATTTTAAAAGACGCCGATTTGATCTTTATGCCGATTGCGCCGGGTGTGGCATATAAATTCGGCGAGCTTAGCGATCCGCTTCGCGCGTATCTTAGCGACATCTACACGATCGGCGTAAATTTAGCGGGGCTTCCCGCGATCTCCGTGCCGGTAGCGAAAAACAAAGAGGCTCTTAATATCAGCGCGCAGCTCATCGGGCGCGCCTACGACGAACAAACGGTGCTGGACGGCGGCTTGAGTTTAGAAAAAATCGTGAAAGGATAA